Proteins encoded in a region of the Mycteria americana isolate JAX WOST 10 ecotype Jacksonville Zoo and Gardens chromosome 9, USCA_MyAme_1.0, whole genome shotgun sequence genome:
- the LOC142414419 gene encoding C-X-C chemokine receptor type 2-like, translated as MDSFSFNGDLSNLFSLYNYTYDYSTAMPDTAISSAPCRPDSSVLNKYLVVVIYCLVFILSVVGNGLVVLVVTSSHTNRSVTDIYLLNLAVADLLFALTLPLWAAYRAHEWVFGTVMCKAISMLQEANFYSGILLLACISVDRYLAIVYATRAATEKRHWVKFVCLGIWGFSVLLSLPVLLFREAFPSPSNGTVCYERIGGEDTAKWRVVLRVLPQTFGFALPLLVMLFCYGVTIHTLLQTKNTQKQRAMKVIFAVVLVFLICWLPYNITLVSDTLMRTRAIAETCERRNRIDTALSVTQVLGFAHSCINPIIYAFIGQKFRNSFLKILAQHGLISKDAVARYGRTSYASTSGNTSTTL; from the coding sequence ATGGATTCCTTCTCCTTCAATGGGGATTTGTCCAACCTCTTCTCCCTCTACAACTACACCTATGACTACAGCACGGCCATGCCTGACACTGCTATCTCCTCTGCCCCGTGCCGGCCCGACAGCTCCGTCCTCAACAAGTACCTGGTCGTGGTGATCTACTGCCTCGTCTTCATCCTCAGCGTGGTGGGGAAcgggctggtggtgctggtggtgacCTCCAGCCACACCAACCGCTCTGTCACCGACATCTACCTGCTCAACCTGGCCGTGGCCGACCTGCTTTTTGCCCTCACCCTGCCGCTCTGGGCCGCCTACCGAGCCCACGAGTGGGTCTTCGGCACCGTGATGTGCAAAGCCATCTCCATGCTGCAGGAGGCCAACTTCTACAGCGgcatcctgctgctggcctgcATCAGTGTGGACCGCTACCTGGCCATCGTCTATGCCACCCGGGCCGCCACCGAGAAGAGGCACTGGGTGAAGTTTGTCTGCTTGGGCATCTGGGGCTTCTCcgtgctgctctccctgcccgtgctgctcTTCCGCGAGGCTTTCCCCTCACCCAGCAATGGCACCGTGTGCTATGAGCGCATCGGCGGCGAGGACACAGCCAAGTGGCGGGTCGTGCTGAGGGTCCTGCCGCAGACCTTTGGCTTTGCTCTGCCCCTCCTGGTGATGCTCTTCTGCTACGGCGTCACTATCCACACTCTCCTGCAGACCAAGAACACCCAGAAGCAGCGGGCCATGAAGGTCATCTTTGCTGTCGTGCTGGTCTTCCTCATCTGCTGGCTGCCCTACAACATCACGTTGGTGAGCGACACCCTCATGAGGACGCGGGCCATTGCTGAGACCTGTGAGAGGAGGAACCGCATCGACACGGCCCTCTCCGTTACGCAGGTCCTGGGCTTCGCCCACAGCTGCATCAACCCCATCATCTACGCCTTCATCGGGCAGAAGTTTCGCAACAGCTTCCTCAAGATCCTGGCGCAGCATGGGCTCATCAGCAAGGACGCTGTGGCCCGCTACGGCCGCACCTCCTATGCCTCCACCTCCGGCAACACCTCCACCACCCTCTGA